The sequence TGAATAGTCCCGCAGGGGCGGTCCGAAAGGCTCGCCACTGCGTGGATCCACCGAGTACCAGTGCCCGTTGTACTGACGGGGCTGCGCCCTATCCAACTGGCCCGGTGTGCCGACCACCGGTCGGTCGACGAGCTTCGTGTCACCGTCACTCAGTCCGGCGGCGACCATTAGGTAGCAGCGCAACTTCTCTTCAGCGCTCAGCAAATGCGGCCCTACTTTTCCAAGCCGCACTGAACCACCCGCAATCAGTCTGGGCAATTTATCCAAGCCTTTGACCGCGGCATTGACCATCTGCGAGTAACCATCCAGTGGATTCATCGCGGCGCTGCCAAAGAGCACAGTCTCCTTCGCAAAATCAAACGCCCTGTCGCTGAAGCTAATCCCAGGCTTTGCCCAGGCGGCCTTGGGTGCAAGGGGGCTGACGCTGGGCCTGAGCTTGCCAATAAGCCCGGCTACCGGGGCAGGTCCCAACGCTTTTGCCGAACGAATGAGAGCCCGCGCGCGGCCCGCCGCACCGATCGCCACACCGGCCAGATCCAGCGTCAGGTAAAACATTCCACGGCCGATATTGCCGTCGGCAAACTCCTGATAAGCCCCCACGAACGGCACCAGCCCAACCAGCAAACTATGGTCCCGAGCAATGGCCTCCCGTCGCTCCTCCAATGGAAGTTGCTCTCTGGCGCGTTCAAGCATTGTGTTTTGGGCTTCGGGGAAGTTGCCCGCGACAAGGCTGCTGACAATGCTCGCAGTCTTTTTCGAGGTATACGTATCTGGAGCAAAGCTATTGAGCCCTTGGTTGCCAGGCAAGACCCGCGCCTCAAAGGTGCTCCCCAGTTTCTCGATGATGATCTTCGAGGATCTGGCCTTGGGCCGGGGCTCCGATCCCTTTGTATAAGCGTCGAAATCAAACCCCACCACGTGACCTCGCCGAACATAAAGGTTGGTGCTGCCATTGGGCACCACCAGTTTCTCCCTTTGAACGACACCGTTGAGGGTCAGCACCTCGGGCAGGTCGGTTCGACGGATGATTTTGCCCTTGGCAAAGATTTCGTAGTAACGAACCTGGTTGTCATGCTCCACCCGCATCAGCGTACCTTGGCGCCCGCGACTGGCCTCTCGTTGCGCTTGGATTTCGTTTCCCAGGGTTTCATCCGTCTCCCCCCTGAGAGTGAACAACTCGACCTTGCCCAACTCCAAGGCCCGGCGGTCCATCAGGGGCAGCTCGGCAATCATCAATTTGAGTTTAGTGGCATAGGCTCCCTGCAGGCTTTTGTAATGATCATCCACCTTCTTTTCGAGCAAACCGCCCAGCTCTGGCAGGCGGCGCAGGCGCCTGTCCAGATCCGCGCGTTTGTCTGCCGCCGCCTGAGGCCCACGGTATGACTGATAGGGCGTAGCAGGCTTGCTACGGCCCGTCGGTGCAACCATATCCTGGGTCAGCGCCCATTTGCCCGGGGTCAGGTCACCCGTCATGTAGGTCTCGATGATCGAGCGGGTGCGAGGCTCGGAAACACTCATGTTTCTACGCGCCTGATCGTCGGCGATCTGCACGGTGGTGGTTTCCAACTGGGCAGCCGTCAAATCAGGGAAGACCCTGAGCAGTTCCTTGATGGCCAAGGTCCGTCGAGTGGGCAGCGCACTAGCCGCTGCGGTGAAGGCTGCACTGGCATCCCCACGCTGCTTGAAGAAGGCCTTGGTCGCGTCCTGAATATCCGCTTGGGAGTAAGCACCGTTGCGTCGTTGACGTACCACCCCATTGAGCACACCCCAGTCGGCCATGATCCTCAGGCCATGGAGTTGCATCAGGGTCTGGTGCGCCTGGCTGACGGGGGCCAACGTGGTGAGGCCGGTTACCTGCTCTTCATTCATCACCCTGGACGTCCCGGGAGCATGGCTGTCAGCCATGGCACACCCCAGACGCAGTTCCATCCAGGCGGGCGTACCGATATGAACGGCATCAGGCACGTCCCTGACCAGAAACTCCGGCGCGGCCTGAGCCAGGCAGAGATGGGTTGCCAGGATAGCCAGCTTGGGGTCCAGGCCCTTCTTTTCCCGCAGGTGTTTCTCGATATCATCGCGCACATCGTTAAGGCTACGGCCCATATTCGCGGGTTGGTAAATCGGGTAGCCCCCCACTTCACCGGGTTTGCCGGGCATGTCGGGATCGACATGGAGTTTGATCGCCGCAATAACCAATTGCTGGCGGACTTCCTTTGATAGCCCTGGCCCGCCGCGAGCTGCGCCATACCAATTCACCGCCCTGCCCAATTGCTCCCCAAAGGCCAATGCGTCCGGGCTATTGAGCAGATTATCCAAGTGCTTGGCGGTATGGGTTCGTAGCACCTGCGGGGCCTTGCCCGCCAGCTCGATGAACCCTCGAGACTGAGTCCCGCTCAGCCGCGTTCGGGCCAAAGTGCCCAGGGTGCTTTTATCATTCTCGCTCAACTGGCCCGGCGCCCATTCCCTGCCCATCAGGCCGGCGTAATCCCCAAGGGGCGGTGCCGGAGGCAAGGAAGTTCGCAACCATTCAATGACACTACGCGTCTCACCGGCGGTGCGGGGCGAACCCAAGCCTTTGAAATCAATGAGCTGGCGCATGTCGTAGCGTCGCGTCGAGTACAGGGCGTTACCCAGTGGCTCACTGAGTTCCTGTAGGGCCGCGAACTCGCCGCTGAGGGCATCCAATCCCTCCACATAACGGGTGAAATCACGCCAGCCACCGACAGGTGTCAATTGTTCGAACTTGCCCTCCGATATCCGAAAAGGCAAACCAGGCCAACCTGCGCCCTCGTCCCTGAGCAACTCGCGCATTTGCGGCAACTCGATAAAACGCCGAAGCCGCTCGCGGGCCTCGTGGTCATCTTTGGCCAAAGGTGATCCAGGCGACAACTCGCTCGCCTGCGAGGACCAGTCGACAGGACTCCCGTCCGGCAAATCGGCAACCAATAAAGAAAGCCGCTCAGCCAGGTTCTGGCGTTCTTGCAGATCGTTGATCGTTTGCCGGGCGCAATCAAGAGCGGCATCCCGACGGACACGATCATCGGCAGGCAGGGAAAGACCATCGGTGCGCAGCCGGCTAATGAGCAAATCGACGTCTTCCTGCGAATCGGGTGCTTGCAGGTTGAAGGCGTGCATCACAACGTTGCGGGGCACCCAGTGGTCGTCATCTCCCACATAGTTCAGCCCTTGATCCGTCGGGTCCAGCAGCGCGCGAATCCCACGCAGTTTCACCGAAGCCTGCCACCATCCTGAATCGTCCGCAGCGGTGAACTTCACGGCGGTACGCATACCGTAGTTGTCGGCGTAGCCTTCAATGAAATCCTTGTGCATGTTGATCTTGGCTGTTTCCAGGCCTTTGCTTTTTATCCAGTTCTGCAGCTCAGGCTGGCTCAGCATCTGCTGGTAGATGGTCAACAACGGAGACAACGTGCTGCCCGCAGGTACTTGCACCATGGAGTATCCGCTCGTTAACGCGGTGGTCAGTCGTTCGGCGAGGATGGCATCCGCTGCGGCGCGGTCATGGGTCTCGTTGTGAGCAGAGCGTCTGATGCGTGGCATCAGTTGGGGAAGTGGTATCGATGGAAGCGGGTGAGCAGCGGCGCTCGGGAGGGTGTGCCGGGTATTGATTATTTGCATCGGCATATTCATGTCCTCTTCGGCTGAGTCCCTGAAAATAGGATCCGTGCCTCCATGAACGGTGGATGGCAGTGTATGAAGCCTACTGCCCTGCTGCCTGTAATCTCCTTCCGAAAGCATAAAGGGATGACGGAGCAGGCCCCGTCATCCCTTTACTTGCCCTGCGGTTCATTGTCCGCCGGCCGATTGGGTGGCAACCGACGTTACAGTATCCGATACAACAACCGCTCGATCCGTACGCGGCTGACTCGACGCAAGAACTTGCCAACCGCCTCCGGGTACTCCAGCAGCGTCTGCAACTGCTGATAGCGTTCGATCCGTGTGGTGTGCTGGAAAATTTCGGCGAGTTCAATTCGTCGCGGCTCCAGCCACTCACCCTTGGGATCATCGATCAACAAGCCGTTTTCCAGGTCCAGACGAAAAGCCCGTGGATTGAGGTTGTTGCCCGTGAGCAAGGTGTAGCGCTGATCGACCCACATACCCTTGAGGTGGTAGGTGTTGTCGCCGTCGTGCCACAAGTGCAGGTTCAACTGGCCGCTGTCGATCATCGACTGGTGGCGCTTGGCAAAGCGCCGCAGGCTGATTTCGTACAGGTATGGCAGTGCGGCGATCACCTTGAATGGCTCGCTGGGTGGGATGTAGAAGTCATTGGCGGTCTTGTCGCCAACGATGATGTCGATCTTCACCCCGCGCGCCAGGGCACGGTTGATTTCTCGGGTCACCGGCAACGGCAGATTGAAGTACGGGGTACAGATGGTCAGTTGATGCTGGGCGCTGGCAATCAGTTCACAGATCACCCGGCTCAGCGGGTTGTTCTTGCCGACGCCCAGCAACGGACTGACCGACAAGCTGGCGCTGGCTACGCTGCCGGCACTGGTGTCATAGGCCGCATGTTTCAGGCGACTGCGCAGGTCGCCAATGTCATTGCGCAAACTTCGGGTGCTCGGCAGGTTCGGCAGGTCCAGGCGGTGTACGGCCTTGGAGGCCACCAGGCCGTGCTCCACCAGGTGCTGCATCGAGTCGGCCAGCGCCTTGTTGTGAATCAGGTGATAGCGGTCGAAGCGGTACTTGTCGAACTTGTGCAGGTACACGTTGTTGAGGCTCGCGCCGCTGTACAGCACGCAGTCATCGATGACAAAGCCCTTGAGGTGCAGCACGCCAAACAGTTCGCGGGTTTGCACCGGTACGCCGTATACCGGTACTTCGCTGTTGTGGGACTGGGTCATGGCCTGATACCAGGCGCTGTTGCCCGGCTGCTTGCCAGCACCGATCAGGCCCCGCTGGGCCCGCAGCCAGTCGACCACCACCACGATATCCAGCTCGGGCCGCGCCGCTTTGGCAGCGTGCAAGGCATCGTATATCTCCTGCCCGGCCTCATCCTGTTGCAGGTAAAGCGCAACGATGTAGATGCGCTGGGTAGCCTGGGGGATTTTTTCCAGCAGGCAACGGCGAAACTCAGCGGCGCCGGACAGCACGCTGATGGCCTCGGGAGTGAGAGGGAAACCGCGTAGCTTGGGCAACAGGGAGCGTTTGAAGAACGACGGCATAGGGCTCGCAATAGGTCTAATCCGAAGAGTCCGAGAGCTTACACTATGGGTGCACT is a genomic window of Pseudomonas sp. ADAK18 containing:
- the pssA gene encoding CDP-diacylglycerol--serine O-phosphatidyltransferase, encoding MPSFFKRSLLPKLRGFPLTPEAISVLSGAAEFRRCLLEKIPQATQRIYIVALYLQQDEAGQEIYDALHAAKAARPELDIVVVVDWLRAQRGLIGAGKQPGNSAWYQAMTQSHNSEVPVYGVPVQTRELFGVLHLKGFVIDDCVLYSGASLNNVYLHKFDKYRFDRYHLIHNKALADSMQHLVEHGLVASKAVHRLDLPNLPSTRSLRNDIGDLRSRLKHAAYDTSAGSVASASLSVSPLLGVGKNNPLSRVICELIASAQHQLTICTPYFNLPLPVTREINRALARGVKIDIIVGDKTANDFYIPPSEPFKVIAALPYLYEISLRRFAKRHQSMIDSGQLNLHLWHDGDNTYHLKGMWVDQRYTLLTGNNLNPRAFRLDLENGLLIDDPKGEWLEPRRIELAEIFQHTTRIERYQQLQTLLEYPEAVGKFLRRVSRVRIERLLYRIL